In the genome of Aureimonas sp. OT7, one region contains:
- a CDS encoding putative Ig domain-containing protein: MDRELKMANSKRTSGGTSVGESGSTSTMDGSVAGANRVDGAAPTNAVRVLGYVVFDGVDSIDVAAGGARTVKPIAGRRYRIMERKLVGGDKIIEDISEAAVVRADGKADSDLIVMLGKNTHIVFDKFYSVCDEGLCGLELPSNTGGWTVLGTATQGHSIGGGDARLVYSLGGSGAVAELVESYGHYFGSEPAQAAHAVETHSATDSGIAGLMSHGPALPLGLLAAVGGIVAVAAGGGGSGGSAPAPTPLPTPVDQTVTVYGSVVAGPVVSGNGLSVTLYRADGAVLAGPVAVASDGTFVLSYSGSYIGPVLARVIDRDAGTDYADEATGTQKDLVGDLRTMFVSSSGVQTIRISVNPISELAVRELGLSSGDDGHSSVTASNLTAAQVNAANLKVARAFGLDGDATQPAIAVINQDGTPNTSANAVGIALAALSGLDKLYSGGDYLAKVASAVASGDTDRIVALRIAGVTVADASGQLLAGLARTDAAIASAVSNATQATQTLSQSTVGQIAQVSLSQVAALSADTVRALNATQAAAFTADQLSVMSPSALAALNTSLFSDAQIAALSRLQFWSTYSDSDTSYVTIPQLAISIRDMPTFSGQIRSKIAAGVTLHIYEGDVDLGQATISADGTSWSLTPAVAMSAGRHTLTVKAVIPGGPVYSVGDALVFDVSEVGAVADTQMGRIPVAQFATLSDSELNSLSAGQVGGLSAAQVAVLTSDMIVELQPTAFAAIAPSIISHISVSAIGSITDAQILQMTTGQFAALTAAQLPGFQGSQIQQFTAGQVAALNPLAFASLSVTQLDHFSSSLISHISDGAVAHMTADQMASLDVSQFSEFTLTHLQAITAVQAVGLLASQLATISDQEISALSVPVIAAIRASEIAGLPTATVSHLSSQQIAALSPAQLHEMTSAQLLAMTMSQVEGLRPDQIDAIAHASAQPAVTDHAGTETGPVSNDGATDDSVPTISGTIEGVLVAGMSVVIYDGQTRLGEASVNGNAWSFSPTVSLTDGTHSVYARIEVVGGALGADGGSLGFTVDRTPPTVHASYPVNEVTVSNAPLASIVLTATDAHGPVTWGGLSGADASAFTLTSDGTLTFVANPNFEAKSSYTVQVTASDALGNSSVQTVTVGINDMNDAPTFTTLSPIQAQTAVTNQSGWTLALADYFTDVDHQDILTYSITSGTLPAGLQLDAQTGVISGTPTVASASAPYTVTATDRGGLSASQTFNLAVVSAPTISSFTVYDADGDINVGRGGDPLTFEVVFTEAVTVTGTPQITFMINGVAVTASYDTGSDTDRLYFTGTAPGTVNGAQFSISTVSGAVTGNISHQNWVGSSNATGAYDLDNTAPVITTTSLDAAENGTVVAQLTATDAHNVTWTLNSGAGDGALFNLTSQGALAFNSPQNFEAPADANANREYLLDVTATDAVGNSSTRTISVQLTNVNEAPDATGTLSAQTAVTNQNSWTLALADYFTDVDHQDILTYSITSGTLPAGLQLDAQTGVISGTPTVASASASYTVTATDRGGLSASQTFNLAVVSAPTISSFTVYDADGDINVGRGGDPLTFEVVFTEAVTVTGTPQITFMINGVAVTASYDTGSDTDRLYFTGTAPGTVNGAQFSISTISGAVTGNISHQNWVGSSSATGAYDLDNTAPVITTTSLDAAENGTVVGVLAATDSHDVTWILNPLSGDGALFSLTSNGTLRFVSPQNFENPGDADTDGNYTITVNATDAAGNHSTQNIIVHLTNVNEAPVVANALLDQTAVIGQAFDFTIPANTFADPDNATTFHYSATLVDGSPLPAWLTFNSSTGVFHSTSIGGASGAIDIKVTASDGSLTVADTFSLNLQSAPTLSAAFSGITNFDVRSNLVLTLDQDVVFSGSGTITITDLGGSGPAGSGYQGENENHTQIFSLTSSLPGVSIQHVNGHVLLVIDPTFDLDLSSNYRLEVSAGALTGATSGVANTAFSTTFSTVTPGVWNQGSGGVLAQKVDNTTGALVATQKWLDMTNPANDDVANGTPQTFNALPDNYAFVLSDKDPELISYVLEDGFIRIENFGLRDTFYLDDKFNLPDALAQFDDNIFTGGDGTSLWPFSGGFAGTSQSDKASIDIVLETALQADFQGGATPNWLVDYIPTIRDMFTMG, translated from the coding sequence ATGGATCGCGAGTTGAAGATGGCTAATTCCAAAAGAACCAGTGGTGGAACCTCGGTCGGAGAAAGTGGTTCAACTTCAACGATGGACGGCTCCGTCGCGGGCGCGAATCGCGTTGATGGCGCTGCTCCGACGAACGCGGTTCGCGTCCTGGGATATGTCGTCTTCGACGGTGTCGACAGTATCGATGTTGCGGCAGGCGGGGCGAGGACGGTCAAGCCGATAGCTGGCCGTCGCTACCGGATCATGGAGCGCAAGCTCGTCGGCGGCGACAAGATCATCGAGGATATTTCCGAAGCCGCCGTGGTCCGGGCCGACGGCAAGGCGGACTCCGACCTCATCGTGATGCTCGGCAAGAATACGCACATCGTCTTCGATAAATTCTATTCCGTCTGCGACGAAGGCTTGTGCGGGCTGGAGCTGCCGAGCAATACCGGCGGCTGGACCGTTCTTGGAACCGCGACGCAGGGTCATTCCATCGGTGGCGGCGATGCGCGTCTCGTCTACTCGCTGGGCGGATCCGGCGCGGTCGCCGAACTCGTGGAAAGCTATGGTCATTATTTCGGCAGCGAACCGGCGCAGGCGGCGCACGCCGTCGAAACGCATTCGGCGACCGACTCGGGGATTGCGGGACTCATGTCCCATGGGCCAGCTCTTCCTCTTGGCCTGCTCGCCGCGGTCGGCGGTATCGTCGCAGTCGCGGCAGGCGGCGGTGGCTCGGGAGGCTCGGCGCCCGCCCCGACGCCCCTGCCGACTCCGGTGGACCAGACCGTGACGGTTTATGGTTCGGTCGTGGCGGGTCCGGTCGTCAGCGGAAACGGCCTGTCGGTCACCCTCTACCGCGCGGACGGGGCGGTCCTTGCCGGGCCTGTGGCCGTGGCTTCGGATGGGACATTCGTGCTCAGCTATTCGGGTAGCTATATTGGCCCCGTTCTTGCGCGCGTCATCGACAGGGATGCCGGCACCGATTATGCGGACGAGGCGACAGGCACCCAGAAGGACCTTGTCGGCGACCTGCGAACCATGTTCGTCTCCTCTTCCGGTGTCCAGACGATCAGGATCTCGGTCAACCCGATCTCCGAGCTGGCTGTTCGCGAACTCGGTTTGTCTTCGGGAGACGACGGGCACTCGTCGGTCACGGCAAGCAATCTGACCGCGGCCCAGGTGAATGCCGCCAACCTTAAGGTGGCCAGAGCCTTTGGTCTCGATGGGGACGCGACCCAGCCGGCGATCGCCGTCATCAACCAGGACGGTACGCCGAATACCAGTGCCAACGCAGTGGGCATTGCCCTTGCCGCCCTGTCCGGTCTGGATAAGCTGTATTCCGGTGGTGACTATCTCGCCAAGGTCGCATCCGCGGTTGCCTCCGGTGATACGGACCGGATAGTGGCGCTAAGGATCGCCGGCGTGACGGTTGCCGATGCATCCGGCCAGTTGCTTGCTGGCCTGGCTAGGACGGACGCGGCGATCGCGTCGGCCGTTTCGAATGCCACCCAGGCGACGCAGACACTTTCTCAAAGCACGGTCGGCCAGATCGCGCAGGTCTCCCTCTCGCAGGTCGCGGCCCTGTCCGCCGATACCGTTCGCGCGCTGAACGCAACGCAGGCGGCGGCCTTCACGGCGGACCAGCTTTCGGTCATGTCGCCGTCCGCGCTCGCCGCACTCAACACATCGCTATTCAGCGATGCCCAGATTGCCGCCCTCAGCAGGCTGCAGTTCTGGTCGACCTATTCCGACAGTGACACCTCCTACGTCACGATCCCCCAACTGGCCATATCGATCAGGGACATGCCGACCTTCAGCGGCCAGATCCGTTCCAAGATCGCCGCCGGTGTCACGCTCCATATCTACGAGGGTGACGTCGATCTGGGTCAGGCGACGATATCCGCGGATGGAACGTCCTGGAGCCTGACGCCTGCAGTTGCGATGTCTGCCGGTCGCCATACCCTGACCGTCAAGGCCGTCATTCCGGGCGGGCCGGTCTATAGCGTGGGCGATGCGCTCGTTTTCGACGTCAGTGAGGTGGGTGCCGTCGCTGATACGCAAATGGGGCGTATCCCCGTCGCTCAGTTCGCGACCCTCTCCGACAGTGAGCTCAACTCCCTGTCGGCGGGGCAGGTCGGCGGCCTGAGCGCCGCGCAGGTTGCGGTCCTTACGTCCGACATGATCGTCGAACTGCAGCCGACCGCATTCGCCGCGATCGCTCCGTCCATCATCTCACATATTTCCGTGTCGGCGATCGGATCGATTACGGATGCCCAGATCCTACAAATGACGACCGGTCAGTTCGCTGCGCTCACCGCTGCGCAGCTGCCTGGCTTCCAAGGCTCGCAGATTCAACAGTTTACGGCTGGCCAGGTTGCTGCCCTGAATCCGTTGGCCTTCGCGAGCCTCTCGGTGACGCAGCTGGATCATTTTTCCTCGTCACTGATATCCCACATTTCCGACGGTGCCGTCGCGCACATGACAGCGGATCAGATGGCATCGCTCGATGTCTCGCAGTTCTCGGAATTCACGCTGACGCACCTTCAGGCAATCACCGCGGTGCAAGCGGTCGGTCTCTTGGCGTCGCAACTGGCAACCATTTCCGACCAGGAGATATCTGCGCTTAGCGTACCAGTGATCGCTGCGATAAGGGCGTCCGAGATCGCGGGCCTTCCAACAGCGACCGTTTCGCACCTGAGTTCACAACAGATCGCGGCTCTCTCCCCGGCGCAACTGCATGAGATGACAAGCGCACAATTGTTGGCGATGACGATGTCGCAAGTAGAGGGGCTGCGTCCAGACCAGATCGATGCGATCGCCCACGCCTCCGCGCAACCGGCGGTGACCGATCACGCGGGCACAGAGACCGGCCCGGTCAGCAACGATGGTGCTACCGATGATTCCGTGCCAACGATATCGGGTACCATCGAGGGCGTACTCGTCGCAGGTATGTCTGTTGTAATTTACGATGGGCAGACCCGTCTGGGCGAGGCTTCTGTCAATGGAAACGCGTGGAGTTTCTCTCCGACAGTCTCCCTGACCGATGGCACGCACTCTGTATATGCCCGTATCGAGGTCGTCGGGGGTGCTTTGGGCGCTGATGGCGGCTCGCTCGGCTTCACGGTCGACAGGACCCCGCCTACCGTCCATGCCTCCTATCCGGTGAACGAAGTCACGGTGAGCAATGCGCCACTCGCCAGCATTGTGCTGACTGCAACGGATGCTCATGGCCCCGTCACCTGGGGCGGCCTTTCCGGAGCCGATGCCAGTGCGTTTACGCTCACTTCCGATGGCACGTTGACCTTCGTCGCCAATCCGAACTTCGAAGCTAAGAGCTCCTATACGGTGCAGGTTACGGCCAGTGACGCGCTCGGAAATTCTTCCGTGCAGACGGTCACGGTCGGCATCAATGACATGAACGACGCGCCCACATTTACCACCTTGAGCCCGATTCAAGCGCAAACTGCGGTTACGAACCAGAGCGGCTGGACCCTCGCGCTGGCGGATTACTTTACCGATGTCGATCATCAGGACATTCTGACCTATTCGATCACGTCCGGAACGCTGCCTGCGGGTCTCCAGCTCGACGCGCAGACCGGCGTCATCTCCGGCACGCCGACAGTGGCTTCAGCCTCCGCTCCCTATACGGTCACGGCGACCGATCGGGGTGGCCTGTCCGCCTCGCAGACCTTCAACCTCGCCGTTGTATCCGCGCCGACGATTTCGAGTTTCACCGTCTACGATGCCGACGGCGATATCAATGTTGGCAGAGGCGGCGACCCTCTGACGTTTGAAGTCGTGTTCACGGAAGCCGTGACCGTTACCGGAACTCCTCAGATCACCTTTATGATCAACGGTGTGGCCGTCACGGCAAGTTATGACACCGGAAGCGATACCGACAGATTGTACTTCACAGGCACGGCGCCGGGCACCGTGAATGGGGCACAATTCTCGATTTCCACCGTATCCGGCGCGGTTACGGGGAATATCAGTCACCAGAATTGGGTCGGCTCATCGAATGCGACCGGGGCCTATGATCTGGACAACACGGCGCCCGTGATCACGACGACCAGCCTTGACGCAGCTGAAAACGGCACCGTCGTCGCGCAACTGACTGCAACGGACGCCCATAACGTCACATGGACGCTTAACTCAGGGGCTGGGGATGGCGCGCTTTTCAATCTGACGAGCCAGGGTGCGTTGGCGTTCAATTCTCCACAAAACTTCGAGGCCCCAGCGGATGCGAACGCAAACCGCGAATATTTGCTTGATGTGACCGCAACCGATGCTGTCGGCAACAGCTCGACGCGGACCATCTCCGTCCAACTGACGAATGTGAACGAGGCTCCGGACGCCACAGGCACCCTCAGCGCGCAAACGGCCGTCACGAACCAAAACAGTTGGACCCTCGCGCTGGCGGATTACTTTACCGATGTCGATCATCAGGACATTCTGACCTATTCGATCACATCCGGAACGCTGCCTGCGGGTCTCCAGCTCGACGCGCAGACCGGCGTCATCTCCGGCACTCCGACAGTGGCTTCAGCCTCTGCTTCCTATACGGTCACGGCGACCGATCGGGGTGGCCTGTCCGCCTCGCAGACCTTCAACCTCGCCGTTGTATCCGCGCCGACGATTTCGAGTTTCACCGTCTACGATGCCGACGGCGATATCAATGTTGGCAGAGGCGGCGACCCTCTGACGTTTGAAGTCGTGTTCACGGAAGCGGTGACCGTTACCGGAACTCCTCAGATCACCTTTATGATCAACGGTGTGGCCGTCACGGCAAGTTATGACACCGGAAGCGATACCGACAGATTGTACTTCACAGGCACGGCGCCGGGCACCGTGAATGGGGCACAATTCTCAATTTCCACCATATCCGGCGCGGTTACGGGGAATATCAGTCACCAGAATTGGGTCGGCTCATCGAGTGCGACCGGGGCCTATGATCTGGACAACACGGCGCCCGTGATCACGACGACCAGCCTTGACGCAGCTGAAAACGGCACCGTCGTCGGCGTGCTGGCGGCTACGGATTCGCACGACGTTACCTGGATACTCAACCCCCTCTCCGGCGACGGTGCACTCTTTAGTCTGACGAGCAACGGCACGCTGCGGTTCGTCTCACCTCAAAACTTCGAAAATCCGGGCGATGCCGACACGGACGGCAATTACACGATCACGGTCAATGCAACCGATGCTGCCGGCAACCATTCAACGCAGAACATCATCGTTCATCTGACGAATGTGAACGAGGCCCCCGTTGTTGCCAACGCGCTTCTGGACCAGACCGCCGTTATCGGTCAGGCCTTCGATTTCACCATTCCAGCCAACACGTTCGCCGATCCGGATAACGCAACGACATTCCACTATTCGGCGACGCTGGTCGACGGATCGCCGCTGCCGGCCTGGCTGACATTCAACTCGTCAACCGGCGTGTTCCATTCAACGTCCATTGGCGGTGCTTCCGGTGCCATCGACATAAAGGTCACTGCGTCGGACGGCTCGCTGACGGTGGCTGACACGTTCTCCCTGAACCTTCAGTCCGCGCCGACGCTGAGTGCAGCCTTCTCGGGCATCACGAACTTCGACGTGCGCAGCAATCTGGTCCTCACTCTGGATCAGGACGTCGTTTTCAGCGGCTCCGGCACGATCACGATCACCGATCTGGGCGGCTCCGGTCCGGCCGGCTCGGGCTATCAGGGTGAGAACGAGAACCATACGCAGATTTTCTCCCTGACAAGTTCACTCCCCGGGGTCAGTATCCAGCATGTCAATGGACACGTCCTGCTTGTCATCGACCCGACCTTCGATCTTGACCTGTCTTCCAACTACCGGCTGGAAGTATCGGCCGGCGCCTTGACCGGTGCGACATCCGGCGTCGCCAATACGGCATTCTCAACGACTTTTTCCACGGTGACGCCAGGCGTCTGGAACCAGGGCAGCGGTGGCGTTCTCGCACAGAAGGTCGACAATACCACTGGCGCCCTGGTCGCTACGCAGAAGTGGCTAGACATGACAAATCCCGCCAATGACGACGTGGCAAACGGAACTCCGCAGACGTTCAATGCGCTGCCCGACAACTACGCTTTTGTGCTCTCGGATAAGGATCCGGAACTTATTAGTTATGTGCTCGAAGACGGATTTATCCGAATCGAGAACTTCGGCTTGCGGGATACTTTCTATCTGGACGATAAGTTCAATCTCCCAGACGCACTCGCACAATTTGACGATAACATCTTCACAGGTGGCGATGGGACGTCTTTGTGGCCGTTCTCTGGTGGTTTTGCGGGCACATCGCAAAGCGACAAGGCCAGTATCGACATTGTTCTCGAGACTGCTCTGCAGGCCGATTTCCAAGGCGGTGCCACCCCCAACTGGCTGGTGGACTACATCCCGACGATCCGGGATATGTTTACGATGGGCTGA
- a CDS encoding transcriptional regulator, with translation MADLSAVLRKTIDGLPGSSPQLRAKVYDKARSAIDRQIAAANPPLGEEAAQARRDSLEDAIRRTEAHYAALEAEPDIAGGDDPEPASEPYAAEPMTPAAPAGHTAESVGEIGPSSPSTGDSRLADQKPDRDGQDTAIPAPDMAAPRYSSARRASVPEKKSRAGLYTGVALLLIAGGAGAAYISGYEFGGLLPRGGEPVQTAEQPIEGTDSGEAPDASVAQTPPEATPPSEGAAEAPPAAVTQEPGAREYTQRLMPDGTETDPGPGTSTANAFDEGTDVAPASEATPAAAPSASPPGQPAPAAGSDVPDGAEVAVFYEERFNDTPGAQHQGNVRWSVVEEAPADGQPPEPAVRAIVQIPDSGVTMTMTIRRNADATLPASHVIEMMFDVPENFPGGEIANVQRLAFKPTEQDRGRPLIGVAGKISDGFFWIALNDLQQAVQDNLSLMANEKWIDVPLAYETGQRALLSIEKGADGEAAFRDALAAWDART, from the coding sequence ATGGCGGATTTGAGCGCCGTTCTTCGAAAGACCATCGATGGTCTGCCCGGCTCGAGCCCGCAGCTGCGTGCCAAAGTCTACGACAAGGCACGCTCGGCGATCGACAGGCAGATCGCCGCCGCCAATCCCCCGCTTGGCGAGGAGGCGGCGCAGGCCAGGCGCGACTCACTTGAAGATGCGATCCGGCGCACCGAGGCGCATTACGCCGCTTTGGAGGCCGAACCCGACATAGCCGGGGGCGACGATCCGGAACCGGCGTCCGAGCCCTATGCGGCCGAGCCGATGACGCCGGCCGCGCCGGCGGGTCACACCGCGGAATCCGTCGGTGAAATTGGACCATCCTCTCCATCCACTGGCGACTCCCGGCTTGCGGATCAAAAACCGGACAGGGACGGGCAGGATACGGCCATCCCCGCTCCGGACATGGCCGCGCCGCGATATTCGAGCGCGCGCCGGGCCTCGGTGCCCGAGAAGAAGTCGCGCGCGGGCCTCTACACCGGTGTCGCCCTGCTGCTGATCGCCGGTGGTGCGGGCGCCGCCTATATTTCCGGCTACGAGTTCGGTGGGCTGCTGCCACGGGGCGGGGAGCCTGTCCAGACGGCGGAGCAGCCCATCGAGGGGACGGACAGCGGAGAGGCGCCCGACGCATCGGTGGCTCAGACGCCGCCCGAGGCGACGCCACCGAGCGAGGGCGCCGCCGAGGCGCCGCCGGCCGCCGTCACGCAGGAGCCCGGAGCGCGCGAGTATACGCAACGCCTGATGCCCGACGGCACAGAGACCGATCCGGGCCCAGGTACATCGACGGCCAATGCCTTCGATGAAGGCACCGATGTGGCCCCGGCTTCCGAAGCGACGCCCGCTGCCGCGCCATCGGCGAGCCCACCTGGGCAACCGGCGCCCGCCGCAGGGTCTGACGTTCCCGACGGCGCCGAAGTGGCCGTGTTCTACGAAGAGCGGTTCAACGATACGCCTGGTGCGCAGCATCAGGGCAATGTTCGCTGGAGCGTCGTCGAGGAGGCGCCCGCCGATGGGCAGCCGCCGGAGCCTGCGGTTCGCGCGATCGTCCAGATTCCGGACTCCGGCGTCACCATGACGATGACGATCCGTCGCAACGCCGACGCGACCCTGCCGGCCAGTCATGTCATCGAAATGATGTTCGACGTGCCTGAGAACTTTCCCGGGGGTGAGATCGCCAACGTCCAGCGTCTGGCGTTCAAGCCGACCGAGCAGGATCGCGGGCGCCCGCTGATCGGTGTCGCAGGCAAGATATCGGACGGATTCTTCTGGATCGCGCTGAACGACCTGCAGCAGGCGGTTCAGGACAACCTGTCGCTGATGGCGAACGAAAAGTGGATCGACGTGCCGCTCGCCTACGAGACGGGGCAGCGGGCGCTCCTGTCCATCGAAAAGGGAGCGGACGGCGAAGCAGCCTTCCGTGACGCCCTCGCGGCCTGGGACGCGCGGACCTGA
- a CDS encoding adenylosuccinate synthase: MGNCVVVGSQWGDEGKGKIVDWLSERADVVVRFQGGHNAGHTLVVDGVSYKLSLLPSGVARGGKLSIIGNGVVFDPHAFVAEKKRLEGQGLSITPQTLRIADNAALILSLHRELDAIRENAAGGTKIGTTKRGIGPAYEDKVGRRAIRVMDLAEIDALPERIERLLAHHNPLRRGLGEPEIQASAILDELTSVAAEITPYMDRVWRLLDARRKAGDRILFEGAQGTLLDIDHGTYPFVTSSNTVAGQAAAGSGLGPSAAGFVLGITKAYTTRVGEGPFPTEQDNEVGQFLGERGHEFGTVTGRKRRCGWFDAVLVRQAVAINGIHGLALTKLDVLDGLDEIKIAVGYELDGHQIDYFPASLAAQQRVKPIYRSFEGWRDTTAGARSWSDLPAQAVKYVREIEELVGAPVTLLSTSPERDDTILVRDPFQD; encoded by the coding sequence ATGGGCAATTGTGTTGTCGTCGGCTCCCAATGGGGAGACGAAGGAAAAGGCAAGATCGTCGACTGGCTCTCGGAGCGGGCCGACGTCGTTGTGCGTTTCCAGGGCGGCCATAATGCCGGGCATACGCTTGTCGTCGACGGCGTCAGCTACAAGTTGTCGCTGCTTCCCTCCGGTGTCGCACGAGGCGGCAAGCTGTCCATCATCGGCAACGGCGTCGTCTTCGATCCGCACGCCTTCGTCGCGGAAAAGAAACGTCTGGAAGGGCAGGGGCTGAGCATCACGCCGCAGACGCTGCGTATCGCCGACAATGCCGCCTTGATCCTGTCCCTTCACCGCGAACTGGACGCCATCCGCGAGAACGCGGCCGGCGGCACCAAGATCGGCACCACCAAGCGCGGCATCGGCCCTGCCTACGAGGACAAGGTCGGTCGACGCGCCATCCGCGTGATGGACCTGGCCGAGATCGATGCCCTGCCGGAGCGCATCGAGCGTCTGCTTGCGCACCACAACCCGCTACGGCGCGGTCTGGGCGAGCCGGAAATCCAGGCATCCGCCATTCTGGATGAGCTGACCTCGGTCGCGGCCGAGATCACGCCCTACATGGATCGCGTCTGGCGGCTTCTCGATGCGCGCCGCAAGGCAGGGGACCGCATCCTGTTCGAGGGCGCGCAGGGGACCCTCCTGGATATCGACCACGGGACCTATCCCTTCGTCACATCGTCCAACACCGTTGCCGGGCAGGCGGCCGCCGGTTCGGGCCTCGGTCCCTCGGCCGCGGGTTTCGTGCTCGGCATCACCAAGGCCTACACGACCCGCGTGGGAGAAGGGCCTTTCCCGACCGAACAGGATAACGAGGTCGGTCAGTTTCTCGGTGAGCGCGGGCACGAGTTCGGTACGGTGACGGGGCGCAAGCGCCGCTGCGGCTGGTTCGATGCGGTGCTGGTTCGGCAGGCGGTGGCCATCAACGGCATTCACGGCCTGGCCCTGACCAAGCTCGACGTTCTGGACGGCCTGGACGAGATCAAGATCGCCGTCGGCTACGAACTGGACGGTCACCAGATCGACTATTTCCCTGCCAGTCTCGCGGCACAGCAGCGCGTCAAACCAATTTATCGCAGCTTCGAGGGTTGGCGGGACACCACCGCTGGCGCGCGCTCCTGGAGCGATCTGCCGGCGCAGGCTGTCAAGTATGTCCGCGAGATCGAGGAACTCGTGGGGGCGCCCGTCACGCTTCTGTCGACCTCGCCCGAGCGTGACGACACGATACTTGTTCGCGATCCTTTTCAGGACTAA
- the serA gene encoding phosphoglycerate dehydrogenase produces MARVLVSDKLSTTAVQIFKDRGVEVDYLPDLGKDKDKLLEVIGQYDGLAIRSATKVTEKVIEAATKLKVVGRAGIGVDNVDIPAASRKGIIVMNTPFGNSITTAEHAIALMFAVARQIPAADASTQAGKWEKNRFMGVEITGKTLGIIGCGNIGAIVASRGVGLKMRVVAFDPFLSPERAATLGIEKVELEELFRRADFITLHTPLTDRTRNIIDAAAIAMMKDGVRIINCARGGLVVEKDLADAIRSGKVAGAGVDVFETEPATASPLFGLDNVVCTPHLGASTSEAQENVALQVAEQMADYLVQGAVSNALNMPSISAEEAPILTPYVKLAEILGSFAGQLTEEPIKEVEILFDGAPAGMNTRALVAATLAGLLKPQMQSVNMVSAPLMAKERGIAVSEVRRDKSGVFDGYVQLTVRTEKQSRSVAGTCFSDGKPRFIQIKGINMEADVGSHMLYTANKDIPGVIGELGMTFGRKGINIANFHLGRDHEGGNAIALLYLDGPLSEEFLDEVRALKAIGQAKLLTFDV; encoded by the coding sequence ATGGCCCGTGTTCTCGTTTCCGACAAACTGTCCACGACCGCCGTCCAGATCTTCAAGGATCGCGGCGTCGAGGTGGACTACCTGCCCGATCTGGGCAAGGACAAGGACAAGCTTCTCGAAGTCATCGGTCAGTATGACGGCCTCGCCATACGGTCCGCCACCAAGGTGACCGAGAAGGTCATCGAGGCCGCAACGAAGCTCAAGGTCGTCGGGCGCGCCGGCATCGGTGTCGATAATGTCGACATACCGGCCGCAAGCCGCAAGGGCATCATCGTGATGAATACGCCGTTCGGCAATTCGATCACGACCGCAGAGCATGCCATCGCGCTGATGTTCGCGGTGGCGCGCCAGATTCCCGCGGCCGATGCCTCCACCCAGGCCGGCAAGTGGGAAAAGAACCGCTTCATGGGCGTGGAAATCACCGGCAAGACGCTGGGCATCATCGGCTGCGGCAATATCGGCGCCATCGTCGCGTCACGCGGGGTGGGGCTGAAGATGCGCGTCGTCGCATTCGACCCCTTCCTTTCCCCCGAGCGCGCCGCAACTCTGGGGATCGAGAAAGTGGAACTGGAAGAGCTGTTCCGGCGAGCGGATTTCATCACCCTGCATACGCCGTTGACCGACCGGACGCGAAACATCATCGATGCCGCCGCCATCGCGATGATGAAGGACGGCGTCCGCATCATCAACTGCGCCCGTGGCGGGCTGGTGGTCGAAAAGGACCTTGCCGACGCCATCCGCTCGGGCAAGGTGGCCGGCGCGGGCGTCGACGTCTTCGAGACGGAACCTGCAACGGCTTCGCCGCTCTTCGGCCTCGATAACGTCGTTTGCACGCCGCATCTCGGAGCTTCGACATCCGAGGCGCAGGAAAACGTCGCGCTGCAGGTTGCCGAGCAGATGGCCGACTATCTGGTCCAGGGCGCGGTGTCCAATGCCCTGAACATGCCGTCCATCAGCGCCGAGGAAGCCCCGATCCTCACGCCCTACGTCAAGCTGGCCGAAATCCTGGGCAGCTTCGCGGGGCAGCTGACCGAAGAGCCCATCAAGGAAGTCGAGATCCTGTTCGACGGCGCGCCGGCGGGCATGAACACGAGGGCGCTGGTCGCGGCGACGCTTGCGGGCCTTCTCAAGCCCCAGATGCAGAGCGTCAACATGGTGTCTGCGCCGCTGATGGCCAAGGAGCGCGGCATCGCCGTTTCCGAAGTGCGGCGCGACAAGAGCGGCGTCTTCGACGGTTACGTTCAGCTGACGGTCAGGACCGAGAAGCAGAGCCGGTCGGTCGCTGGAACCTGCTTCTCGGATGGCAAGCCGCGTTTCATCCAGATCAAGGGCATCAACATGGAGGCCGATGTCGGCAGCCACATGCTTTATACAGCCAACAAGGATATTCCGGGCGTCATCGGCGAACTCGGTATGACCTTCGGCCGGAAGGGAATCAATATCGCCAACTTCCATCTCGGCCGCGATCACGAGGGCGGAAACGCCATCGCACTCCTGTATCTCGATGGGCCGCTGAGCGAAGAATTCCTCGACGAGGTGCGGGCGCTGAAGGCGATCGGGCAGGCAAAGCTGCTGACCTTCGACGTCTGA